In one Tepidisphaeraceae bacterium genomic region, the following are encoded:
- a CDS encoding terminase TerL endonuclease subunit: MPGVLELKEDAEFYFDAEAADRPIRFAQKFLRHYEGQWAGLPFDLLDWQKENVIRPLFGWKRRADGRRRFKELWLLTAKGAGKTPLLALCGMYCLLADHEPGAHVISSATDFQQAYLTLDAGKKFVAAHAALKKACDPKQFEIRAPNNSKWTVLSGTAEGRHGFRPSVLLMDEAHEWPNGKLYDTLTANMTKRRQPLTLVTTNAGSNHCSFAWQLHKRAVAVLEGKSQDKSLLPVIYAADEAMDWTSEAAAKAANPSLGTIITFEDLKKELDKGRDSDDGESRYRRLFLSQWLTRGDGPWLDMLIWDESQSATSDPTPDGCEVYIGMDLAQSDDLCGVVTVGVTAERFYVKSKFWMPRKTAKRYEEKNAVPYAAWATAGHIVLLDEDTISSAVRQEIAQHIITIGKSNKIKAVCYDTYRADETVAMLEAARITCVTVPQGFTTSPGCFELDRRLKERSIVVEPNDVLRFCAENAQIETNSYGAIRVIKPNAKEKYAGTRGKKVDGISALVTALTEARKHAFPIAKKKVQVFAT; the protein is encoded by the coding sequence GTGCCGGGCGTCCTTGAACTGAAGGAGGACGCGGAATTCTACTTTGACGCGGAGGCGGCCGACCGGCCGATCCGCTTCGCGCAGAAGTTCCTGCGCCACTACGAGGGGCAGTGGGCCGGCCTGCCGTTCGACCTGTTGGATTGGCAGAAGGAAAACGTCATCCGCCCGCTGTTCGGCTGGAAGCGGCGCGCCGACGGCCGTCGGCGGTTCAAGGAGCTGTGGCTGCTGACCGCCAAGGGGGCGGGCAAGACGCCGCTGCTAGCGTTGTGCGGCATGTACTGCCTGCTGGCCGATCACGAGCCCGGCGCCCACGTGATCAGCTCCGCGACCGACTTCCAGCAAGCGTACCTCACGCTGGACGCGGGCAAGAAGTTCGTCGCCGCCCACGCCGCGCTGAAGAAGGCCTGCGACCCGAAGCAGTTCGAGATCCGAGCCCCGAATAACTCGAAATGGACCGTCCTGAGTGGCACCGCCGAGGGCCGCCACGGCTTCCGGCCGTCGGTGCTGCTGATGGACGAGGCGCACGAGTGGCCGAACGGGAAGCTCTACGACACGTTGACCGCCAACATGACCAAGCGCCGCCAGCCGCTCACGCTCGTCACGACCAACGCCGGGAGCAACCATTGCTCGTTTGCGTGGCAGCTGCACAAGCGGGCCGTGGCCGTCTTGGAGGGAAAGAGCCAGGACAAGTCACTGCTGCCGGTGATCTACGCCGCGGACGAGGCGATGGACTGGACGAGCGAGGCGGCCGCCAAGGCCGCTAACCCTTCACTGGGCACGATCATCACGTTTGAGGACCTGAAGAAGGAACTGGACAAGGGGCGCGACTCGGACGACGGCGAATCCCGGTACCGGCGGCTATTCCTCTCACAATGGCTGACGCGCGGGGACGGTCCGTGGCTCGACATGCTGATCTGGGACGAGTCGCAGTCGGCGACGTCCGATCCGACGCCCGACGGCTGCGAGGTCTACATCGGCATGGACCTGGCCCAGAGCGACGACTTATGCGGCGTCGTTACCGTGGGCGTCACGGCCGAACGGTTCTACGTGAAATCGAAGTTTTGGATGCCGCGGAAGACGGCCAAGCGGTACGAGGAGAAGAACGCCGTCCCATACGCGGCGTGGGCGACGGCGGGCCACATCGTGCTGCTCGATGAGGACACGATCAGTTCCGCCGTGCGTCAGGAGATCGCGCAGCACATCATCACGATCGGGAAGTCGAACAAGATCAAGGCCGTGTGCTACGACACGTACCGCGCCGATGAGACGGTCGCCATGTTGGAGGCGGCCCGCATCACCTGCGTCACGGTGCCCCAGGGGTTCACGACGTCCCCCGGTTGCTTCGAGCTCGACCGCCGGCTGAAGGAACGCTCGATCGTCGTCGAGCCAAACGACGTCCTGCGGTTCTGTGCCGAGAACGCGCAGATCGAGACCAACAGCTACGGCGCCATTCGCGTGATCAAGCCCAACGCCAAGGAAAAGTACGCCGGCACGCGCGGGAAGAAGGTCGACGGCATCTCGGCGCTGGTGACCGCGCTGACGGAAGCGCGCAAACACGCGTTCCCGATTGCCAAGAAGAAGGTGCAGGTCTTCGCCACATGA
- a CDS encoding AP2 domain-containing protein, producing MFTVQLTQGLAALVDVADAALVSQYKWHVTRHQGKLHVLTHKPGSGKKHQKRLTMGRVILGLTDRDVYIDFIDDDPLNNRRANLRPKDRAQCAARCKKMLKRCTSAYKGVSWHRQRGRWRAQIVVDGAPRHLGLFSDELRAAEAYNEAAIAAYGQFARLNVIEAPRCPAPLAATPRAPRTSCGAATTAMNTHSRDARPDGNATGSTTSTSETPPPSSSTTRRSGNERVGES from the coding sequence ATGTTCACAGTACAACTCACCCAGGGTCTCGCCGCGCTGGTCGACGTGGCCGACGCCGCCTTGGTGTCCCAATACAAGTGGCACGTCACCCGACACCAGGGGAAGCTGCACGTCCTGACGCACAAGCCCGGCTCCGGCAAGAAGCACCAAAAGCGGCTCACGATGGGCCGCGTCATCCTCGGCCTAACCGATCGCGACGTCTACATCGATTTCATTGACGACGATCCACTGAACAACCGAAGGGCGAATCTCCGCCCCAAGGACCGCGCGCAGTGCGCGGCTCGGTGCAAGAAGATGCTGAAGCGATGCACGTCGGCCTACAAGGGCGTGTCATGGCACCGCCAGCGAGGCCGTTGGCGTGCGCAGATCGTCGTCGATGGCGCGCCGCGACACCTGGGCTTGTTCAGCGATGAGCTTCGAGCGGCCGAAGCCTACAACGAGGCCGCAATCGCTGCGTACGGCCAGTTCGCCCGCCTGAACGTGATCGAGGCACCACGATGCCCAGCGCCCCTTGCCGCCACCCCACGTGCACCGCGTACGTCGTGCGGCGCGGCGACTACTGCGATGAACACACACAGCAGGGACGCGAGGCCCGACGGCAACGCGACCGGTTCTACGACCAGCACCAGCGAAACCCCGCCGCCAAGCAGTTCTACGACTCGGCGGAGTGGAAACGAGCGCGTGGGCGAAAGCTAG
- a CDS encoding phage terminase small subunit P27 family, which translates to MSSTETTNRPAAPDDLDGEALLEWERVIEEMEAAGRLDKTDRAMISIYVRTWATHQVASRHVEQFGPVIKHSNGVVGENPFFKVQKATAVMLNKMLNDMGLTPAARGKGAGSPDAGGIGEF; encoded by the coding sequence GTGAGCAGCACAGAAACCACAAACCGCCCGGCTGCGCCGGATGACTTGGACGGCGAGGCGCTGCTGGAATGGGAGCGCGTCATCGAGGAGATGGAAGCGGCCGGCCGTCTCGACAAGACCGATCGGGCAATGATCAGCATCTACGTGAGGACCTGGGCGACACATCAGGTCGCGTCGCGACACGTTGAGCAGTTCGGGCCGGTCATCAAACATTCGAACGGCGTCGTCGGCGAGAACCCGTTCTTCAAGGTGCAGAAGGCCACGGCCGTGATGCTGAACAAGATGCTGAACGACATGGGACTAACGCCGGCGGCACGCGGCAAGGGCGCCGGGTCGCCGGACGCCGGCGGGATCGGGGAATTCTGA
- a CDS encoding ATP-binding protein, with amino-acid sequence MLQLKPGETLDTLRSKIDWLANAPPAAADEPAARTAPRPLRPTMNEAFLRSVLGSAPPTENDEKIAAERGRAINASMLARGVPERYLSIDLEQLDRDLPPDYLAAARKLSDIAGSPFFLAIGGSRGIGKTALASGLIRAYTVRGRHAFYTTARRMIDELTTADWDRKMAVRRKFERAHLLVIDEVQDRSATPREDAVFGDLLDHRYGNELATLMITNLSSEALAADMGGKLLRRMGEEGGYQLCEWPMIVPFLAARKAAQHAAR; translated from the coding sequence TTGCTGCAGCTCAAGCCGGGTGAGACGCTCGACACGCTGCGCAGCAAGATCGATTGGCTCGCCAATGCCCCGCCGGCGGCGGCCGATGAACCGGCTGCGCGGACCGCACCCCGCCCGCTGCGCCCGACGATGAACGAAGCATTTCTTCGGAGCGTGCTGGGCTCAGCGCCACCCACAGAGAACGACGAAAAGATCGCCGCGGAGAGAGGGAGGGCCATCAACGCGTCGATGCTGGCGCGGGGCGTGCCCGAGCGATACTTGTCGATCGACCTGGAACAGCTCGACCGGGATCTGCCGCCCGACTACCTCGCCGCCGCCCGCAAGCTGTCGGACATTGCCGGTTCGCCGTTCTTCCTCGCGATCGGCGGGTCGCGGGGTATCGGCAAAACAGCCCTGGCCAGCGGGTTGATCCGCGCTTACACGGTTCGCGGTCGCCACGCTTTCTACACCACGGCCCGGCGGATGATCGACGAGCTCACCACCGCCGATTGGGATCGAAAGATGGCGGTGCGTCGGAAGTTCGAGCGCGCTCACCTGCTGGTGATAGACGAGGTCCAAGATCGAAGTGCAACGCCGCGCGAGGATGCCGTGTTCGGCGATCTGCTGGACCATCGCTACGGCAATGAACTGGCGACGCTGATGATCACAAACCTCAGCTCTGAAGCCCTCGCCGCCGACATGGGCGGTAAGCTGCTGCGCCGCATGGGCGAGGAGGGCGGTTATCAGCTTTGCGAGTGGCCCATGATCGTCCCGTTTCTAGCGGCGCGAAAAGCCGCCCAGCACGCCGCGAGATAA
- a CDS encoding helix-turn-helix domain-containing protein: MNEVPPLFRTIEVNTFDRLRAIIDGTHLHAMTELESKVLLVFVSRSDYLTGDAYPSIESIADDVGCKNLNRTRKAVQRLEDKGILVRRVDSHGRNVVLRRLSVPNRDGERPGSTGTVNVPDAEQNGGGQPGRSATLNRDGGRPCNRAAQRPSTGPRTVPRTTKNNSKNNKENNNSRALRPKPSCDNAPIPAVLDTSEFRQAWGEWIEYRQQMKKPLGPMSAEKQLKKLAGWGPQRAVDAIETSIANTWQGIFEPRTNHGSNNGRFKETRKEEEARRGFHKDQTPALPVTKLGGDEVGRAADLAAAQAG, encoded by the coding sequence GTGAACGAGGTACCGCCGCTGTTTCGGACTATCGAAGTCAACACGTTCGACCGTCTGCGGGCGATCATCGACGGAACGCACCTGCACGCAATGACCGAGCTGGAATCCAAAGTCCTGCTGGTGTTCGTGTCGCGATCCGACTACCTCACTGGCGACGCTTATCCAAGCATCGAGTCGATCGCCGACGACGTCGGCTGCAAGAACCTAAACCGGACGCGAAAGGCCGTGCAGCGTCTGGAGGATAAAGGCATCCTCGTGCGGCGGGTGGATAGCCACGGTCGCAACGTCGTACTGCGCCGGTTGTCGGTTCCCAACCGGGACGGTGAGCGGCCCGGTTCAACCGGGACGGTGAACGTCCCGGACGCCGAGCAAAACGGGGGCGGCCAACCGGGCCGCTCAGCGACCCTCAACCGGGACGGTGGGCGACCCTGCAACCGGGCCGCTCAGCGACCCTCAACCGGGCCGCGCACCGTCCCCCGAACAACTAAGAACAACTCAAAGAACAACAAAGAGAACAACAACAGCCGCGCGCTGCGACCAAAACCATCATGCGACAACGCACCGATTCCGGCCGTGCTCGACACGTCGGAGTTTCGCCAAGCGTGGGGCGAGTGGATTGAGTACCGCCAGCAGATGAAAAAACCGCTCGGGCCAATGTCAGCCGAGAAGCAGCTAAAGAAGCTGGCCGGATGGGGGCCGCAACGGGCGGTCGACGCCATCGAGACCAGCATCGCGAATACGTGGCAAGGCATTTTCGAGCCGCGAACAAATCACGGGAGCAACAATGGACGGTTCAAAGAAACCCGCAAAGAGGAAGAGGCGCGCCGAGGCTTCCACAAAGACCAAACCCCAGCCCTCCCCGTCACTAAGCTCGGCGGAGATGAGGTCGGACGCGCTGCGGACCTTGCTGCAGCTCAAGCCGGGTGA
- a CDS encoding DUF1580 domain-containing protein, producing the protein MPIDPASERPLYPLSAVAHGKVDWFVNPKTGSPFSFSSIRRFHARGIRGVRLEAIRMGDTLVTSEAALRRFVERMSEAGIPVGEAGNPNGVADDGTAAYLAKVGL; encoded by the coding sequence ATGCCCATTGACCCCGCGAGCGAAAGGCCTCTCTACCCGCTGTCTGCCGTCGCGCACGGCAAGGTCGATTGGTTCGTCAACCCAAAGACGGGCTCGCCGTTCAGCTTCAGCAGCATCAGGCGTTTTCACGCGCGCGGCATCCGGGGCGTTCGTCTTGAAGCAATCCGCATGGGCGACACGCTCGTGACGAGCGAGGCCGCGCTGCGGCGCTTCGTCGAACGCATGAGCGAAGCTGGGATTCCTGTCGGTGAGGCCGGGAATCCGAACGGCGTCGCCGACGACGGCACCGCTGCGTACCTGGCCAAGGTGGGTCTATGA
- a CDS encoding winged helix-turn-helix domain-containing protein, with product MARKLVLALDDLARAATADDQISIINASSAVVRADNKLRGAMTDRALGPDRTFAFNDELESSLVSWLEADGSTSDWFRERCGSIIDDADPDVEAAFMATARSVNVEPLQYVNNSYESAHDAAWIISGAIWLGWKIELRNHSRDKSAYLAAAAAKFSLSDDDRDAFEEHFQAIRNALVRELKAFEKRIDGDLEAARPVAAAEPLPKEQNPPAAVAVQPPVAPAIDKEDLLILQAVASSPSALTVVDLATRVRRSPKTCGVRVRRLIDLGYLRRLTDRGGVYLTDKGRGVLGDSHNG from the coding sequence ATGGCGCGTAAGCTCGTGCTGGCACTCGACGATCTGGCGAGGGCAGCGACAGCCGACGACCAGATCAGCATTATTAATGCGAGCTCGGCAGTCGTCCGCGCTGACAACAAGCTTCGCGGCGCGATGACGGACAGAGCACTCGGCCCAGATCGAACGTTTGCTTTCAACGATGAGCTCGAATCGTCGCTCGTGTCCTGGCTGGAAGCTGATGGGTCTACATCGGACTGGTTCAGGGAAAGGTGCGGAAGCATCATTGACGATGCTGATCCCGACGTCGAGGCGGCATTCATGGCCACGGCCAGATCTGTAAACGTCGAGCCGTTGCAGTACGTGAACAACTCCTATGAAAGCGCGCACGACGCGGCATGGATCATATCGGGAGCCATCTGGCTTGGGTGGAAGATTGAGCTCCGCAACCACTCGCGAGACAAGTCGGCTTACTTGGCAGCCGCGGCGGCCAAGTTCTCCCTATCGGATGACGATCGCGACGCGTTCGAAGAGCATTTCCAAGCAATTCGCAATGCGCTCGTCCGTGAGTTGAAGGCTTTTGAAAAGCGAATCGACGGCGACTTAGAAGCCGCGCGTCCGGTGGCAGCTGCCGAGCCGTTACCGAAAGAGCAGAACCCGCCAGCTGCCGTCGCCGTGCAACCGCCCGTCGCCCCTGCGATCGACAAGGAAGATCTATTGATCCTGCAGGCGGTCGCTTCATCCCCATCAGCATTGACGGTGGTAGACCTCGCCACGAGGGTGAGGCGCTCGCCGAAAACGTGCGGGGTCCGCGTGCGCCGCTTAATTGATCTGGGCTACCTGCGGCGACTCACCGACCGGGGTGGCGTCTACCTGACCGACAAGGGGCGCGGCGTGCTCGGGGACAGCCATAACGGTTGA